Proteins found in one Legionella pneumophila subsp. pascullei genomic segment:
- a CDS encoding IS4-like element ISLpn6 family transposase, whose translation MASCEWIINESKEANFGDKRLDKRYGDILSGLLGSPNASIPTTFQSWNETLAAYRFFNHVNVNPESILLPHSEATLERIKAEKIVLIPQDTTEVEFTGRKSLSGMGYLSNERSQGLYLHPSIAFTPERVCLGVVEMQHWIRKEIGTRNSRKGKSIEEKETYCWLKGYNAANKIALAVPNTMVVSISDREGDIYEVLEKLPSEENKAYWLIRCQHDRAVLNEETNQFELLLKKEVSKACVLGTIEFEIPAGTSYRNCKKRHTRKARSVRQEIRICSVSLRPPRRKSKKLNAIEIQVVHCKEINTPEGEQPVEWFLITSVPIKTLDRAVEIVNWYLCRWLIEMYIKILKSGCKIEELRFETYEATLNCIAFYMIVAWRVFYLTMLGRTCPDIDCTTVFEDNEWQATYAMATKKKPPKKPPKLYEIILMIAKFGGHLGRGSDGFPGTKVMWIGLQRMKDFTLAWETFHTLS comes from the coding sequence ATGGCTAGTTGTGAATGGATTATTAATGAATCCAAGGAAGCGAACTTCGGTGATAAGCGGTTAGATAAGCGTTATGGAGATATCTTAAGCGGGTTACTTGGCTCACCAAATGCAAGCATTCCAACTACATTTCAAAGTTGGAATGAAACACTGGCAGCCTACCGGTTTTTTAACCATGTGAATGTAAATCCGGAATCAATTCTTTTACCCCATTCTGAAGCGACACTAGAACGTATAAAAGCAGAAAAGATAGTGTTAATTCCCCAAGACACAACAGAGGTAGAGTTTACAGGTAGAAAATCATTGTCAGGCATGGGTTATCTCTCCAACGAGAGAAGCCAGGGATTATATTTACATCCAAGCATTGCATTTACGCCAGAACGAGTTTGTTTGGGCGTAGTAGAAATGCAGCATTGGATAAGAAAAGAGATTGGTACGAGGAATAGTAGAAAGGGAAAGTCAATTGAGGAAAAGGAAACCTATTGTTGGCTTAAGGGCTATAATGCAGCGAATAAAATTGCACTGGCAGTACCCAATACAATGGTTGTCAGTATTTCCGATAGAGAGGGAGATATTTATGAGGTTCTTGAAAAACTTCCCTCCGAAGAAAATAAAGCCTATTGGCTTATACGTTGTCAGCATGATAGAGCTGTTTTGAATGAAGAAACAAATCAATTCGAGTTACTTCTTAAAAAAGAAGTTAGCAAAGCTTGTGTTCTTGGCACCATAGAGTTTGAAATTCCCGCAGGCACTTCCTATAGAAATTGCAAAAAAAGACATACTCGAAAAGCCCGTAGCGTTAGACAGGAGATTCGTATATGTAGTGTTTCTTTAAGGCCTCCTCGCCGAAAAAGCAAAAAATTGAACGCCATTGAAATTCAGGTTGTACACTGCAAAGAAATAAATACACCAGAAGGGGAGCAACCCGTTGAATGGTTTCTAATCACAAGTGTACCGATAAAAACACTGGATCGGGCAGTCGAAATTGTTAATTGGTATTTATGTAGGTGGTTAATAGAAATGTACATAAAAATTTTAAAGAGTGGATGCAAGATAGAGGAATTACGATTTGAAACTTACGAGGCTACTCTTAATTGCATCGCTTTTTATATGATAGTGGCATGGCGGGTATTTTATTTAACAATGTTGGGACGAACTTGCCCTGATATAGACTGTACAACAGTCTTTGAAGATAACGAATGGCAAGCCACTTATGCTATGGCAACAAAGAAAAAACCACCAAAAAAACCACCTAAACTTTATGAAATTATTTTAATGATCGCAAAATTTGGAGGACATTTAGGAAGAGGCTCTGATGGCTTCCCTGGAACAAAAGTCATGTGGATTGGTCTACAACGCATGAAAGATTTTACTTTGGCTTGGGAAACCTTTCATACATTGAGTTAG
- a CDS encoding DUF2147 domain-containing protein, with product MKLWKVLCSFVIAVCYLPLAFAASQSPAGTWTTIDDKTGAKRAVVSLKVTNGTLSGTIVKVYPQPGDTGICSKCPGAFKDKKIQGLTFVWGLKDEGNGVWSGGSILDPKTGKIYKAKMTMQGNKLYVRGYFGVSALGRTQTWIR from the coding sequence ATGAAATTATGGAAAGTGTTATGTAGTTTTGTAATTGCTGTATGTTATTTACCATTAGCCTTTGCAGCATCACAGTCTCCTGCAGGTACATGGACAACCATTGATGATAAAACAGGAGCGAAAAGAGCTGTAGTCAGCCTTAAGGTAACAAATGGTACTTTAAGTGGTACTATCGTTAAAGTATATCCACAACCAGGTGATACCGGAATTTGCTCTAAGTGCCCTGGTGCATTTAAGGACAAAAAAATTCAAGGTTTGACTTTTGTTTGGGGATTAAAAGATGAAGGCAATGGTGTTTGGAGTGGTGGCTCTATCCTCGATCCCAAAACAGGAAAAATTTATAAAGCCAAAATGACAATGCAGGGCAATAAACTGTATGTCAGAGGGTATTTTGGAGTATCTGCTCTGGGACGTACTCAAACCTGGATTCGATAA